The sequence AACGATGGTGAATATTCATGCGTGGGTTGCGGGAGATGTGTTTCCAAATGCCCCATCTCGATGAATATTGTAAAGGTAATAAAAGCGTTGGGAGAGAATGAAGATGGCGAATAACATAGATATGGACAGAAAGGATGTACTCATCCCAAGCATCGGCGTAATTACGGATATTAGGAAAGATACGCCGGACGTCAAGACTTTCCGCGCGGAGGGGCTTGAGGGCGGCGTTTGCTTTGCGCATATGCCGGGGCAGTGCGCCATGCTTTCCATTCCGGGCGTCGGGGAAGCGATGTTCTCCATTACATCGTCGCCGACCAATACGGAATTTATGGAATTCAGTATCAAAAAATGCGGCTGCCTCACAGACTGGCTGCACCAGATGGACGCCGGACAGCAGATTACGATCCGCGGACCGTATGGAAACGCTTTTCCGGTGGAAACAGAGCTGAAAGGAAAAGACCTGCTTTTTATCGCGGGCGGTATCGGCCTTGCTCCGCTCCGTTCGGTGATCAATTATGTACTGCATTACCGTGAAAATTACGGCAAAATCGACATCGTATACGGGTCGCGCTCCATGGAAGACCTGGTGGATTTCAACGAAATCAAAGAGGAATGGAGCAATGCAAAGGATGTGCAAGTACACCTGACGATCGACAGGGAAGAGGGAAAATGGGACGGACACGTCGGCTTTGTACCCAATTATGTCAAGGAGCTTGGC comes from Christensenellaceae bacterium and encodes:
- a CDS encoding hydrogenase — its product is MANNIDMDRKDVLIPSIGVITDIRKDTPDVKTFRAEGLEGGVCFAHMPGQCAMLSIPGVGEAMFSITSSPTNTEFMEFSIKKCGCLTDWLHQMDAGQQITIRGPYGNAFPVETELKGKDLLFIAGGIGLAPLRSVINYVLHYRENYGKIDIVYGSRSMEDLVDFNEIKEEWSNAKDVQVHLTIDREEGKWDGHVGFVPNYVKELGFTTDKTALVCGPPIMIKFVLQALQELGFDKKQVYTTMELRMKCGVGKCGRCNIGSKYVCKDGPVFRCDELEELPDEY